The sequence below is a genomic window from Carassius auratus strain Wakin chromosome 42, ASM336829v1, whole genome shotgun sequence.
AGCATCTTCAGCTCCAGGtttcacaaacacatttaaaatggaaCTGTAACAGTAAATGAACTCAAATATTAATTCAACATTTCATGTACAGGTCAAATATCTGGGAGCGGTGATGCCACTTCCACAGTAGACAAGCAACAGGTTCAGGAGTATGACAGCATTTACTTCGACTCCGACTCGGATGAAGAAGGCAAAGCTGGTAAATACTCAAcaagcaaaaatattttattgttctttatttGCATTCTGTACTGTACATCAAGAGTTGCTAATATTGTTAAGTTTTGAGAtcacaaatgacaaaataatgttttgattcaAAGATTTTCAAAAACGGAAACAATCAAAGTTAGAATTACAAAAAGTTTGGTTTAAAACAACTAATGATATTTATCCATGTGGTACATTTTTAAAAGGTGgtgttattttgacatttttttttttttttttctgagtatcTTTTCTACAGTTAAATTATTGTTAAGTGCTTTTTGCGACATAATGGATGAGTTGTTATTTGCAAACAGTCTAATAGGCTGCATGATTTTGTTAAtcacattaagtttttttttatgcaaaaaaaaaaaaaaaatgcggggCTGAATTTTTTAAAAGTGAAGTTTTATTTACAGTGGGAAAATATGTaattgatcccctgctgattttataagtcattttcattgtcatttcatttttatggtaggtttatttgaatgtttagagacagaataccaaccaaaaaatcctggaaaaaaattaattctataaaggttagaaattgatttgcatttcagtgagtgaaataagtatttgatgcccaagcaaaacatgactttgTATTTGGTAACCCtctaatttatgtatatatatgtaaacacacacgcatatgtgtgtgtgtgtataatcttttttttcattcagtgtttGCTGGATTTATTGTTCTTGTGTATAACAAAAATGAGGTAAAGAGgagtaataaatgataaataatttgttaatgtgaattattttttttttttgtgccatatCAGGCAGCTCTCAGGGACCGAGGAGGAAGCAGCGCTCTGTTCTCACAAATGATGAGCTGTTATACGACCCAGATGAGGATGATCGCGACCAGGCTTGGGTGGATGCAAAACGAAAAGAGTAAGCTTTTGTGACAAAAAAATTTAAGTTCTAACAAGTGGTTGTGACATTTAGAGCTCATTTCCATTTTTTTGATGCAGATACAGAAATCAGAGGCAGCTGCCACCATCAGCGAACAGAAGAAACAAACCACACGCTATCCCAAGCAGTGACGCTGTCCTCAACTGTCCGGCCTGTATGACCACCTTATGTCTGGACTGTCAGAGGTATGGTCACAGTCAGTGTAAGATTCTgtcaagattataaaaaaatcttatttataaAACGTCTTCTCAACCCACAGGCATGAGAAATATCAGACGCAGTACAGAGCCATGTTTGTGATGAACTGCACAGTCAACAAAGAGGAAGTCCTGCGCTATAAAACCGCAAATAAGAGAAAGCAGAACCGGCACAGAAAGAAGGCACGTCAGGAGTCCACGTCCACATCCACAGAGGTTGAAATGGAGTCAAGTGCAGGTCTGACTGATGCACGCTTGGCAGGAATGGATGAAGAAGAGATGTATCACCCAGTCAAGTGCACAGAATGCTCCACTGAAGTGGCAGTGTATGATAAAGATGAGGTGTATCATTTCTTCAACATCCTAGCAAGTCACTGCTAAGAACATTTACTGGACTTCTAAGTCCAAACCACACTTTTTGGTTTGGTTTAATTTTGTGCATCGCCAGGCAAGTTTCCTGTAAAGTGCACATCGAGAAAGATAAAGTTTTTTGGGGAATGTGGCTAgacatgattttatttataaggcttttatttgatttatattctGCTGTTGTAAAATGTAAACCCTTTCATGTGATCCActtcatgtaaattacatttcGCATTTGCATAAAAAGTTGTTCTTGTGCCTCAGATATGTTGTTcccttttattaaattgtatttttatacataGTAAAGGGCATGGAATTGATTCAAAATGAAcagaagtgtttttgttttttttacacggcTGGAAAAGCATTTAgctgaacacttataatgtgatCTCAATctgaatgttttcattttgattttatagAAAATTAATTTCCTAACAATTATGACGGCATCTTTGTGGAGTTTGTATGTTTTGTATGCTCTTTTTCgtcgggacttttattttgttactcATTACTTCCCTCCATTTTTAttctacttttattttgttttgatgtgGACCGGAAAGGGAGCAGTGGGACCAACACGGACCGGGAGAAAATATGGCGTTAGGTGATGCCTGGAAACAGTTATCTTGGTTTTATTACCAATATTTGCTCGTAACGGCTCTCTATATGTTGGAGCCTTGGGAGAGAACTATCTTCAgtatcctttttttatatataaaataaatcgatttttatttcttaagaaaCAGCATTTGGGAGAATTCCTACCTCCACGGAAGGTATCAGGTTGTCTTATTATTCAAGTGTGTCGCACTCTTACCTGTATCGTGCGACTaactaaatatttgtataatatattcaaatgttgTTTGTAACGTTACCTCAACGGATGAATGTATTTTCATCCAGCGTTGACTTTGAAGGCTGGTTTGCTGATCGCAAATCTGTTGATTCGCATTAGTTGCTCTTTAAAGTTATGTTTGTACGAGTGACTCTATATTAATTCGGAAAGAAAATGAACTGTGGTTAGTTTTGAACAGAATGTGCCATGCAACGTGCTTCTGGTGGGTATGtcgtttaacatttaaatatttgaaagatCGTGACCTGATTTTCAGAACTCCTGTAGAAAGAAGATCTTTAATTTGACTGTAACCTGATGCACTTGcttcattaatttattcagcCTTTCTgtagtgatgtgtgtgtgtttgtgtatatatatatatatatatatatatatatatatatatatatatataaatatgaattttatatatctgagttttattatattatattattagtctGCTGTCTATTTTGAAGCTAAATGCCATAACTATTCACTAGATGTCAGTCATAGTTTCCTTTCTGTGTTATTCAAGTATCACTGAGatgctattatatattttttattaatttactaaattgtattttatttttatattttctgtttatatatattatatgtctatatagttagAATTAATTCTTATTTCAGTTCTAGtccaacaaaacttttttttttattttttatacaaattttatttccattacgaaaaaaaaaaaacgttttttatggttttattatcTTATAATAACTGTGTTTCCTTCTGCAAAATAATTTCCTTAATAAGCCTGTCAGATTCTCTCCTGGTCACAGTGGCAGCGATGGCCATCTACACCGGTTATGTGTTTATGCCTCAGCACATAATGGCCATATTACACTATTTTGAAGTGGTCCAGTGACGTCATCAGTCGTGACCATTGGGGGGGCTCGCGACCTCCACCTGGTGGCCGAAAAATGAACTGCTTTAGAACTATTCACTAGGATGTCTGTGATTGACTTCAAAcgaggacgtgtgtgtgtgtgtgtgtgtgtgtgtgtgtgtgtgtgtgttggagaccGCCGCTGAGGAGTGTGTGATTAAGGCCTGGCTAATTATGTGTGAAGAGCACAGTGTGCAACTGCAAAAGCACATTCTGCCCTTGCTTGAAATACATCattttaagacactttttttgtttttttaaataatgctttatttaattttcatgacAGTGGTTTATTCAGATGCTAAGTATTTTTTTGatctaaatgtgtatatttaattgtatacatATTTGTAAAGTTTTATAGAGATGTATTTTGGCTGACCTGAAATGATTTGTTTGCTATAGTGGACTGATGAATTAGATATCTATTTTTATCAGACACTTGTGAGTCATGCAGTAAATAATTACCTGCGCTGATGTGATGTCATTGTTGATACTTCAGACCTGTTTgctcagagagaaaaaaaaccctgctTAAATAAactctttctttaattgtttgaCATGACTGAGGCATATAATCTGCACATGCTCAGTAAAATtatctgttttactttgtgtgaaagtaaaacatattttgaggtatgaaacttaatttttttggataatgtttttcttttttatttaaagttttgatGCATTTGACTGTAAATTTGTATGTATTTCATCAGTAGGTAAAATTAACCTGAATAACGTGCTATTATTTTGCCATTAGTTACGAAATACTAGTTATGAAATAGAAATTATATCCATGAATTAAAAGATTAAATCTTGaagttgtttaatattttgttgctACATTATTATGATCAACATGATcctgtaataaagatttaatcCCTTTCAAATGATAAATGCATGTCTCCTTTGTGCTTTAAATATAAttctaaactaaaatattttatactataCAGTCGTGGTCagaaatattggcacccttggtaaatattaCCAAAGAAGGCTATACAAATAAAGCTGCATtgttaataattttcatattttattaaaaaattatttaaccttTCAGTAAACTGAAATAATTGAAAATGGGGGAAAACctccttatgaaatgtttttctcaaagACACATTTGACACAATTATTGGTATCCCTAGAAactcttatgagtaaaatat
It includes:
- the LOC113060959 gene encoding serine palmitoyltransferase small subunit A, producing the protein MALGDAWKQLSWFYYQYLLVTALYMLEPWERTIFNSLLVTVAAMAIYTGYVFMPQHIMAILHYFEVVQ
- the LOC113060958 gene encoding E2F-associated phosphoprotein-like gives rise to the protein MNRQDDYDSYEIEEPSDEERAESSSEDELDILLNGTPDQKKKLIREYLTGESESSSGDEFEKEMEAELSSTMKSLEGRWTASSAPGQISGSGDATSTVDKQQVQEYDSIYFDSDSDEEGKAGSSQGPRRKQRSVLTNDELLYDPDEDDRDQAWVDAKRKEYRNQRQLPPSANRRNKPHAIPSSDAVLNCPACMTTLCLDCQRHEKYQTQYRAMFVMNCTVNKEEVLRYKTANKRKQNRHRKKARQESTSTSTEVEMESSAGLTDARLAGMDEEEMYHPVKCTECSTEVAVYDKDEVYHFFNILASHC